Part of the Impatiens glandulifera chromosome 8, dImpGla2.1, whole genome shotgun sequence genome is shown below.
gtaaaaaccgaaagttctttgtagaactttcggtaataatgaataaacccgaaggttttacaccccactcggaatctatttttaatcccgaaggatttgttcctctcgggagtatttaggagaggtttacaaaaccttcgggaaaaaccgtcgctAAAGgccctttttttactagtgattaaATCTTGGGTATTACAATAATGATAGACTACTTAATACCCTATTACCGACATTTTAATCCTTTATTATGAACTCTTTTACCATAATTCAATAAACCAATCACTAATCACAATTCACCTctaatatcgtgacctcacacacatCTTATCTCTCcaccaaaccaaccaccaaagaaatctcaatcgacctatcatctcatgacctcacattttTTTCACCCACCATTCCCCCACATTTTGTGACCTTATCAGTGAAATTAGCCATCtctaaaattatcaaaaaaaaaataccattaGTTTGTCCCATCACATTTATTCactaatttttcataaaattgcGCATAATAGGTTTTGAACCATTGGTCTTTATTatgtatcataaatattttaaccacaCTAGACAACctaatattgttaatttatatttataattttgaatatatataatttatattaaaaaaaatatattattaactatatatatatggtatttgttttataaattatctaataaatacttattattgtaatatattttaattaaatttttatttttaaacttttttaatcttttatgtgtatatataatattaattttttaaaatatctagttaatacttattattttaatatattttagttaaaatttttattttaaaatttattaattcttgagatggattatatttatatatgaatgaattatcATTGTTCTATTAATgctgattttttaatattacttttaaataaattttgaaatatgaatttcatatatttaaatttattgttaaaattattatatatttcatttaaatgagAGAAGGAATACAAAATGTTTTATCGTTTTTTGGAATTCAAACTGAACTAACCCATGCGGACAGTATCCATTTTCACTCAAGCTaaaatccaaattaaccaaatgTCTGGAACAGACCATCTCAGTCATTTAgatttaagcattattattattattattattatatatatatatatatatatatatatattaaatataatataatatccaTATTTCGTAAACAAACAAACTTCGGGGATGGGCAATAGGcaaaagtatatatttaaataaaataaaatacaacatGCAGCTGCTGCCACGTAATTCTTTCTTTAATGAGTAGTTATAATTGTGGAGGGAGGAGAGAAAACatctcaattattattaaaactttgtatgccccaattttttttttcttctttttcttgatTGGACAAcagaaaacaaaataacaataaatcaaatatttatgttCTTAACTTTTATTCTATTCATAATTATTACCTTTGCCATTAAAATGTTCAAtaaaaaaccttaaaaaaattttaagttcaccataaataacaagaaaattaagaacaaaccttaatattgtttaaaaaaatgattcaaCATACTTCAATCATCAAAAAGTTATAACTAAAATATCATAGGTTTGAAAAAAGTTCATTTTGTAAAATGTTAATGTCAGTactggttttgatgtatataatttaatttaactataCATATGTaagcaaaaatattttttccagAGCACGACTTCTCCTCCACTCCATCTGAGCAAGTGTTCCAAAATGTATGCAAGAATTGTCCATCTCTTTATAAGTGGCACTAGATCGAATGGTAGGGGTCTGGTTCACACCTACGAACTCGTGGACGTGTCTAAGGATAAATCATTTGAGATGACTATTATAAACACCCGCATTTTAcgcttttattaaaatttgactattttaatgaaataaaatatcacaaataaatcaaacaagtggattacaatttaattttatctattttatttatttgtgtgtttattttacaatttaggGAAAAAATTGTTGTGTAGATGTCCAGACCCAAAGAAGCAAGATAAAAAAGGACCAGACCCCAAAGAAGCAAACATACGACCGACtctccttttccttttcttcaTCACGTGTGTTCTCTCCCCAATGAGGATCAAACAAAGCTAGACACCAGGAGCCtcctttcaaaaaaaattggttttatgATTTGTTGGACAAATTGTCTAGAGTAAAACACTAAGCATTTCCGAGGCACGAGGATCACGAGCTCTCCTAAAACGTAGAGACGCGGCAACAAATAGGACAAAATAACGAAGCACAAGCCCGCGAAAAAACCCTATAAAAACAACAATAGGGGACGGCCAAGGAAGggagagaaaaaagaagaaaaaggttTTTCTTAGTGATCTGGATTTGAAAGATACCGAGTGATATATTGGAAGATTAATTATCGagttttaattcaaaaataccATCTGGATACATTTTGGGTTTCGAGCATTCACTACTCGTCACCGGCTactagtatttttattttttagatttatgaCTCATGACATAAACGGATGCTCTAGAAACAGATTGATATAAAACTAGACACAAGTTTAGACTTGAATTACTTTTAAACGCATGCCCTAGgattggataaataaataaaatgtagaataataatttttcaaattatcaaaAGTTTAAAGTAAAGACTGTAATGTGACAGACACGTAAGACATAGCGCGAGAGTCATTTCTAATGTGTAACAAAACACCAAACCAATAACAAATCTCTAAATTACGTTTGAACACGTAAAATacttttctttcctaatttctaGAATCGTAATTAGGTGCCGactctaaaaaaatcaaaaatagtCTAAATCGACGTTTTTAAATTCACTTTAGTCAAACCTACCATTTTGTTCCTCATCTCACTCGAGAGTAAGATGAGTTATGGGACGCGACTAACGAGTATCAAAAATCTCTTCTCAGTAAGAGTCGATTTTTGGCGTTACAACTTTAAAGAGTAAAACTCAAGATTTTCATTggttctttttaatttattcggAATGAACCCGAGAAGGTTAATTTGGAGAAACAATTGTtatgttaatttgtttttttggcATGAACTCGAACTAATGACCCTGAGGACATGATCAGTTCATATGCTCTAATAATGAGTTATGTGTTTTCAAAGCTTTgtgttaattttgtttaaatggtCCTGAGTGAAGACCCGAATCAATAATCTTATGGTAGCGTTTGTTACGCGGTATTagttatataagtataaattgtatagggTATAAATTGTGAGGAGGTATTAcgagatataaattatataggttattagtgtttggtaagaagtataaaatatgtataaattatataggtttatTGTTTTGTATTTAGTTAGTGGTATAAGAAAGTAacacaatatttaaaaagactattttacctttatatttatataaattatttttttttattttaatatttatcttataggTATTTTgtactattaattatattaaaattaatataaaaatcatatataattttcatataaatgcatttttaatataaataatatgatttgtattattttatatataatttcttataatttaaattatataattatataaataaaacttatttatatatgaattaatatttaataattattttttaaatttatgtattattatgaatatatatatatatataatattaattgtttgtataaaataaatattaataataataattttataaaataatatttgaaattagaatggtataattataaattagtttcaaaaataaattatatagatataagttgtattaattaataataatatcactaatttatataattaattatatatatcatttattcataattttataaattaattttatatatgactaattataaatacaattttattttataaattaattttatatatgcctattattttttaattaaaattattagtttcttaaaataattataatatttaactatatatcaatttttcacatataattttttatacttacaaaatatgagttttaatttgtttaaagagataaataaaatatataaaaattaaaaaatcaaataaaaataagtaattacttatttattattattattattattatttaaattgaaaaattaaacatagttaaatataaataagtatatagttataatttatattttattattattatattttaaatataataaagaaattaaaattttaataattataaaactaaagGATAAAAGTGGAATATTAAACCTTATACATGTTTGTAACTAGTAAAAATAGTTactatattatattcttttgaaggtataaattatacctaaataatcctatagatataaataataatcaacCAAATAACAAATGTAATTTATCATTCTTATACCTTATAACAAACATAGCCTAAGATTATAAGTTCATGTGCTATATAATATTGAGTTATGGGTCtccaaagttttattttatattctagttgtttaaatattatgttaaagaattaaaattgatgGATGTGGACAGTCCGgtttaatattttcttcttgGATTTGATTCCCGGAAGGCACTAGACTTATAGTTTGATCGATATCACTATTCAGCCCCCACCCTCCTTGGAATTGCCTATCTAGAATCTGACATGATCAGTCTGCTTTCTCTTTCATTATGTTTGTccttttttatttggttttttcccatgtttcctttatTCTTCTTGTGTCGGTTCCAAAATGTTATTTTCGTTTTTCATTTGGGGATCGTTTAAGGAATgggttatttagattttaaatgtGCTTTgcccaaaaaaaaaacttttgtttgacttaaattagaaaaaaaaaactatgttttttaatttttattatcaaaataaccCTGCACACAATCTTCAGAATGATTATTGTGTTAAAAACTCATAGATACCAATCTagactaaggccttgtttggattgaggtttttgaaaaaatctagagagggaaaaaagtaatgattggtgatgattttgaagaggtgatgattatttttagtaaaaagacttaaagggtattgatatatatgaataaaataaaaaaaataataatttaaaatagagggtattttagtattttggttaatgaaatgaatgatgtgattgttgagaagtgatggatggaaaaactgattttagatgagttttttaaaaatttcaaagaaaaaaggCTTAAGAATCTCCCTCTCCCCTCTCTTTCACACACTACAATAATAACATCCCTCCAAGGGTTAGTTCGATGATTGTCTGACATCtgtatatagaaaaaaaaaaacaataaattaagaaggtgATGTTTCACTTTGGGTATaggtataattttataaatgtgacAGAAGTAGTGTCTGTACTGTACTGGTAATATTGAAATATCCCCTCCAAGGTTTGTCTTCTCCATTGCATTTAAACTTGATCCTGaaaaccattttcaaataaactattaCAAAACCAAATGCTGATCATCGGCCAATCTGGCTCCCAGATTACTACTCTTGTTTCTGCTGTCTGCAAcgtcaacaacaacaactcaCATGGCCAAAACAACCACCACCACCCAACAACTGATCATAGGAATAAAAGATGCAGAAGCAACTTGCATATGGAGAAGCTGATAAAGGAAACCAAACAAGTCCTCGACAAAATGACATCAGAACACCATCGAGATCAAAGTCTGCTTATGATCGACGCCCTACAACGCCTGGGAATCGATTACCATTTCCACGACGAAATTCAAAGTATTCTTAGCAACCGTCATTATGTTGATTTCAACTTGCATGGCGGATCATACACTGAATACAGTCTTTACCATGCTTCCACTCGCTTTAGACTGTTGAGACAACAAGGCTTCAACGTCTCCTCATGTGTGTagatcttctttctttcttttcttattatatatttgaactaATAAACCCTTTCATGACTTTGGCTAATTCTTATTGACTTAACCAGATGATGCGTTTAAGAAATTTAAGAACAACAAAGACGGGAGTTTTAAGAAGGAATTGATACTTGATATCAAAGGACTTATGGGTTTATACGAGGCATCACAGATGAATATGGGATCAGAAGATTTAGTGCTCGACGAGGCCGAGGAATTCAGTGCTCGGTTCTTAAATGCTTCAATGAGTAGTCTTTATGATCATAGGGAAATAAGATTGGTTGGAAACACTTTAAAGCACCCTTACCACAAGAGCTTGTCTAGGTTCATGGCCAATGACTTCCTTAAGGATTTCAATGGCTTTAATGGATCATGGGAAAATATGGTTAAGGAACTTGCAAGGCTTGATTTTGATATGATCCAGACTTTGCATCAAAAGGAAGTTTTTCAAGTCTCCAAGTAAAATACTTAATTACCTAATATTGAAGATTACATTTccagtaaaaaaaattaaaaatatacaataatacaAACCAAGGCCCCGGAAATTTGAGGGTGTTctaaacataacaaaaaaaaaggtgttctaaacaaacaaacaaaaaaagtgttcatattttttataaacaaagtttttaaaaattacctcatatcaaacaaggcctCACAAGTCACAACAACTCTATCCAAATTAAAACTAACATCGTTTTTGTTCACTTTtagtaagattttttttatgtggCAGATGGTGGAATGACAAAGGTCTAGCGAAGGAATTGAAGTTTGCTAGAGATGAACCTGCTAAATGGTATTTATGGTCCATGGCAACCATTACCAACCCTAAGTTTTCTGATCAGAGAGTTGAATTAACAAAGGCAGTCTCATTTATCTACCTCATAGATGACATCTTTGATGTTTATGGGTCACTAGACCAACTCACTCTATTTGCAAAAGCCATCGAAAGGTATATATGAACCATcattctccattcatcattttcatATTATGTTTAATCTtatcatcaataataatcatgCAGATGGGACTTTAGAATGGTAGAACAATTACCAGAATGCATGAAAATCTGCTTTAGGGCACTCGATGACGTCACCAATGAATTTTCATGCAAAGTATTCAATCAAAAAGGTTTTAATCCTGTGGATATTCTTCGAAAGGCGGTTAGTATataatttcattcataattACACACTGCATGAGCACtgttttgaatttgaattatttgaatttatttgcaGTGGTCGAATCTATGCAATGCATTTTTAGTAGAATCGAGATGGTTTGCTTCCGGGAACTTACCTAACGCAGAAAATTACTTGAAAAATGGGATTATCAGTTCCGGCGTGCCTCTCGCGTTACTTCACCTCTTCTTTCTACTCGAAACAGATATCAACTCAACAATGGCGGCTAATAATCTATTGAATGATTGTCCCTTGATTTTCTCAATTTCCACTATTCTTCGTCTCAGCGACGATTTAGGAAGCAACAAGGTAAGTATGTGGATAGTCTGGGTAATTGTAACATAATTAACATGTGCTTTGTTCGGAAATGTGTATTGGCAGGACGAGAATCAAACCGGAGAAGACGGGTCCTATGTGGATTGCTTCATGAAGGATCGTAATGGATGTTCGGTAGAGATGGCTAGGAATAATGTAATGAGGATGATTTCAGATGAGTGGAAACGCATTAACCGTGAATGCCTCATCTCTTCGAAACGTTTCTCGCCAATCTTTACCAAATCTTGTGTGAATTTTGCGAGGATGGTTCCTCTTATGTATAGCTACGATCAAAATCACAATCTTCCGCTCCTTGAAAAGTTCAAGCGAACAATGTTTGATAATAAACATTAATTGTGAAAATTGTGGTAAGTAGTTTGTGTGTTATCCTATATGTAATAGTTATTACTAATACTATCAACATAATCGTGGTAAATATGCacaactttaatttataaatgtaatcTCAAATCTTCAGTTGCCTCCGCCAAGGCTTTAGTTGCCATTCGTAGAGGACTTCAATAATCATCGCGAGAAACTCTGCATTTAACCCTATTGTTTGACCATAtacttaaaatcattattttttatttgtatcatTATCTTATGTCTCATTTACTCTTAAATTTACTAATTTGAGGGGAACTTCAAATTGTCAAACTAATTATTGTTAGTAGCATAGTAGTGGTAACTTTCTATATAGTCAATATCTTATAGGTAATATTGTTAACTACCCACTATCTTTAG
Proteins encoded:
- the LOC124912361 gene encoding (3S,6E)-nerolidol synthase 1-like, with product MLIIGQSGSQITTLVSAVCNVNNNNSHGQNNHHHPTTDHRNKRCRSNLHMEKLIKETKQVLDKMTSEHHRDQSLLMIDALQRLGIDYHFHDEIQSILSNRHYVDFNLHGGSYTEYSLYHASTRFRLLRQQGFNVSSYDAFKKFKNNKDGSFKKELILDIKGLMGLYEASQMNMGSEDLVLDEAEEFSARFLNASMSSLYDHREIRLVGNTLKHPYHKSLSRFMANDFLKDFNGFNGSWENMVKELARLDFDMIQTLHQKEVFQVSKWWNDKGLAKELKFARDEPAKWYLWSMATITNPKFSDQRVELTKAVSFIYLIDDIFDVYGSLDQLTLFAKAIERWDFRMVEQLPECMKICFRALDDVTNEFSCKVFNQKGFNPVDILRKAWSNLCNAFLVESRWFASGNLPNAENYLKNGIISSGVPLALLHLFFLLETDINSTMAANNLLNDCPLIFSISTILRLSDDLGSNKDENQTGEDGSYVDCFMKDRNGCSVEMARNNVMRMISDEWKRINRECLISSKRFSPIFTKSCVNFARMVPLMYSYDQNHNLPLLEKFKRTMFDNKH